In Vitis riparia cultivar Riparia Gloire de Montpellier isolate 1030 chromosome 19, EGFV_Vit.rip_1.0, whole genome shotgun sequence, the following proteins share a genomic window:
- the LOC117909111 gene encoding uncharacterized protein LOC117909111, translating into MGNMKISTRRWSANLVFLLISSGFHWQFVDAFTDTILQGQSLTTSQTIISAGGNFELGFFSPGKSTKYYVGIWYKKFSEQTIVWVANRDYSFTNPSVVLTVSTDGNLEILEGKISYKVTSISSNSNTSATLLDSGNLVLRNKKSDVLWESFDYPSDTLLPGMKLGYDKRAGKTWSLVSWKSRDDPSPGAFSIEHDANESSQIFNLQGPKMYWTSGVWDGQIFSQVPEMRLSDMYNYNASFNENESYLTYSLRYPSILTRVVLDVSGQVRKLNWHEGTHEWDLFWLQPKTECEVYAYCGPFGTCTRDSVEFCECLPGFEPRFPEDWNLQDRSGGCVRKADLQCVNESHANGERDQFLLVSNVRLPKYPVTLQARSAMECESICLNRCSCSAYAYEGECRIWGGDLVNVEQLPDGDSNGRSFYIKLAASELNKRVSSSKWKVWLIVTLAISLTSAFVIYGIWGRFRRKGEDLLLFDFVNSSEDTSYELGETNRLWRGEKKEVDLPMFSFASVSASTNNFSIENKLGEGGFGSVYKGKSQRGYDVAVKRLSKRSKQGWEELKNEAMLIAKLQHKNLVKVLGYCIERDEKILIYEYMSNKSLDFFLFDPVKCGILNWETRVHIIEGVAQGLLYLHQYSRLRIIHRDLKASNILLDKDMNPKISDFGMARIFGGNESKATRHIVGTYGYMSPEYVLRGLFSTKSDVFSFGVLLLEILSGKKITEFYHNDSLNLLGYAWDLWKNYRGLELIDPILNEISSRHILLRYINVALLCVQESADDRPTMSDVVSMLGKENVLLSSPNEPAFSNLWGMKRHASQDRLEICSLNDVTLSSMGARYSSIATTQCCRIFLEDILKGKSVERRFRLTSRWATGFHWQFADAFTDTILQGQSLTTSQTIISAGGNFELGFFSPGKSTKYYVGIWYKKFSEQTIVWVANRDYSFTNPSVVLTVSTDGNLEILEGKISYKVTSISSNSNTSATLLDSGNLVLRNKKSDVLWESFDYPSDTLLPGMKLGYDKRAGKTWSLVSWKSRDDPSPGAFSIEHDANESSQIFNLQGPKMYWTSGVWNGQIFSQVPEMRLSDMYKYNASFNENESYLTYSLRYPSILSRVVLDVSGQVKKLNWHEGTHEWDLFWLQPKTQCEVYAYCGPFGTCTRDSVEFCECLPGFEPRFPEDWNMQDRSGGCVRKADLQCVNESQANGERDQFLLVSNVRLPKYPVTLQARSGMECESICLNRCSCSAYAYEGECRIWGGDLVNVEQLPDGDSNGRSFYIKLAASELNKRVSSSKWKVWLIITLAISLTSAFVIYGIWGRFRRKGEDLLLFDFGNSSEDTSYELGETNRLCSCEKKEVDLPMFSFASVSASTNNFCIENKLGEGGFGSVYKGKSQRGYEVAVKRLSKRSKQGWEELKNEAMLIAKLQHKNLVKVLGYCIEWDEKILIYEYMSNKSLDFFLFDPAKRGILNWETRVHIIEGVAQGLLYLHQYSRLRIIHRDLKASNILLDKDMNPKISDFGMARIFGGNKSKATKHIVGTYGYMSPEYVLRGLFSTKSDVYSFGVLLLEILSGKKITEFYHSDSLNLLGYAWDLWKNYRGLELIDPILNEISSRHILLRYINVALLCVQESADDRPTMSDVVSMLGKENVLLSSPNEPAFSNLWGMKRHASQDRLEICSLNDVTLSSMGAR; encoded by the exons ATGGGTAACATGAAAATTTCAACCAGAAGGTGGTCTGCTAATCTCGTTTTCTTGCTTATTTCTTCAGGCTTTCACTGGCAATTTGTTGATGCCTTTACAGATACAATCTTACAAGGTCAATCACTCACAACCTCTCAGACCATCATATCTGCTGGTGGTAACTTTGAATTAGGATTCTTTTCTCCTGGAAAGTCCACAAAATATTATGTGGGGATATGGTACAAGAAATTCTCAGAGCAAACCATTGTGTGGGTAGCTAACCGAGATTATTCGTTCACAAATCCATCCGTGGTTCTTACTGTCAGCACAGATGGCAACCTCGAGATTTTGGAGGGGAAGATTTCGTACAAGGTGACAAGCATATCATCAAACAGCAACACTAGTGCCACCCTGTTGGATTCTGGAAATCTTGTTTTGAGAAATAAGAAGTCAGATGTCTTATGGGAGAGCTTTGACTATCCATCGGACACGCTTCTGCCCGGAATGAAACTTGGATATGACAAAAGGGCTGGAAAAACATGGTCATTGGTGTCATGGAAGAGCAGAGACGATCCCAGTCCAGGAGCTTTCTCCATAGAACACGACGCGAATGAAAGTAGTCAGATTTTTAATCTGCAAGGACCCAAAATGTATTGGACTAGTGGGGTGTGGGATGGGCAGATTTTCAGCCAGGTTCCTGAGATGCGTTTGTCCGACATGTATAATTACAATGCATCCTTTAATGAGAATGAAAGCTATCTGACTTACTCTCTTCGTTATCCCTCCATTCTGACCAGAGTGGTGCTAGATGTGTCAGGCCAGGTTAGGAAACTGAATTGGCATGAAGGCACACATGAATGGGATTTATTTTGGCTTCAACCAAAAACAGAGTGTGAGGTTTATGCTTACTGTGGGCCTTTCGGAACCTGCACTCGGGATTCTGTTGAATTTTGTGAATGCTTGCCAGGTTTTGAACCTCGCTTCCCTGAAGACTGGAATCTGCAAGATAGATCTGGAGGGTGTGTGAGGAAAGCAGATTTGCAGTGTGTCAATGAAAGCCATGCTAATGGGGAGCGAGACCAGTTTCTTTTGGTGTCTAACGTGAGACTGCCCAAGTATCCAGTAACACTGCAAGCAAGGAGTGCTATGGAGTGCGAATCAATTTGCCTGAATCGCTGCTCTTGCTCTGCTTATGCTTATGAGGGAGAGTGTAGAATATGGGGTGGAGATCTTGTAAACGTGGAGCAGCTACCAGATGGTGACAGTAATGGTAGAAGTTTCTATATCAAACTTGCTGCCTCTGAGCTAAATAAGAGAG TTTCAAGCAGCAAGTGGAAGGTATGGCTAATTGTTACACTGGCCATATCTTTAACTTCAGCCTTTGTCATTTATGGTATATGGGGAAGGTTCCGAAGAAAAG GGGAAGATTTGTTACTATTTGATTTCGTTAATAGCTCAGAAGATACCAGCTATGAGCTTGGCGAGACAAATAGACTTTGGAGGGGCGAGAAGAAGGAAGTTGATTTGCCCATGTTCAGTTTTGCAAGTGTATCTGCTTCTACAAATAACTTCTCTATTGAAAATAAACTAGGAGAGGGCGGTTTTGGATCTGTTTACAAG GGAAAGTCACAAAGAGGATATGATGTAGCTGTGAAAAGGCTCTCAAAAAGATCTAAACAGGGATGGGAggagttaaaaaatgaagccatGCTTATAGCCAAGTTGCAACACAAGAATCTTGTGAAAGTTTTGGGATACTGCATCGAGCGGGATGAGAAGATATTGATTTATGAGTATATGTCCAACAAAAgcttggatttcttcctctttg ATCCTGTAAAATGTGGGATTCTGAATTGGGAGACGCGAGTTCACATCATTGAAGGGGTTGCTCAGGGACTTCTTTATCTCCATCAGTATTCTAGATTGAGAATTATTCATCGAGATTTGAAAGCTAGCAACATTCTTTTGGATAAGGACATGAACCCTAAAATATCAGATTTTGGAATGGCAAGAATTTTTGGAGGAAATGAATCAAAAGCAACAAGACATATAGTTGGTACTTA TGGCTACATGTCCCCCGAGTATGTTTTGCGAGGTCTCTTTTCAACTAAATCTGATGTTTTTAGCTTCGGGGTCTTATTACTAGAGATTCTAAGTGGCAAGAAGATTACTGAATTTTATCATAATGACTCGCTCAATCTTCTTGGATAT gCATGGGATCTGTGGAAAAACTATAGAGGATTGGAGTTGATTGATCCAATACTGAATGAGATATCTTCGAGACATATTCTGTTAAGGTACATCAATGTAGCCCTTCTTTGTGTTCAAGAAAGTGCAGATGATAGGCCCACCATGTCTGATGTTGTCTCCATGCTTGGCAAGGAAAATGTACTTTTATCATCTCCAAATGAGCCGGCCTTCTCAAATCTATGGGGTATGAAACGACATGCATCTCAAGATAGGCTTGAAATTTGTTCCTTAAATGATGTAACACTTTCAAGCATGGGAGCACGA TATTCTTCGATTGCTACCACACAGTGCTGTAGAATTTTCCTAGAAGATATATTGAAAGGGAAGTCAGTGGAAAGGAGATTTCGACTCACCAGTCGCTGGGCCACAG GTTTTCACTGGCAATTTGCCGATGCCTTTACAGATACAATCTTACAAGGTCAATCACTCACAACCTCTCAGACCATCATATCTGCTGGTGGTAACTTTGAATTAGGATTCTTTTCTCCTGGAAAGTCCACAAAATATTATGTGGGGATATGGTACAAGAAATTCTCAGAGCAAACCATTGTGTGGGTAGCTAACCGAGATTATTCGTTCACAAATCCATCCGTGGTTCTTACTGTCAGCACAGATGGCAACCTCGAGATTTTGGAGGGGAAGATTTCGTACAAGGTGACAAGCATATCATCAAACAGCAACACTAGTGCCACCCTGTTGGATTCTGGAAATCTTGTTTTGAGAAATAAGAAGTCAGATGTCTTATGGGAGAGCTTTGACTATCCATCGGACACGCTCCTGCCCGGAATGAAACTTGGATATGACAAAAGGGCTGGAAAAACATGGTCATTGGTGTCATGGAAGAGCAGAGACGATCCCAGTCCAGGAGCTTTCTCCATAGAACACGACGCGAATGAAAGTAGTCAGATTTTTAATCTGCAAGGACCCAAAATGTATTGGACTAGTGGGGTGTGGAATGGGCAGATTTTCAGCCAGGTTCCTGAGATGCGTTTGTCCGACATGTATAAGTACAATGCATCCTTTAATGAGAATGAAAGCTATTTGACTTACTCTCTTCGTTATCCCTCCATTCTGAGCAGAGTGGTGCTAGATGTGTCAGGCCAGGTTAAGAAACTGAATTGGCATGAAGGCACACATGAATGGGATTTATTTTGGCTTCAACCAAAAACACAGTGTGAGGTTTATGCTTACTGTGGGCCTTTCGGAACCTGCACTCGGGATTCTGTTGAATTTTGTGAATGCTTGCCAGGTTTTGAACCTCGCTTCCCTGAAGACTGGAATATGCAAGACAGATCTGGAGGGTGTGTGAGGAAAGCAGATTTGCAGTGTGTCAATGAAAGCCAGGCTAATGGGGAGCGAGACCAGTTTCTTTTGGTGTCTAACGTGAGACTGCCCAAGTATCCAGTAACACTGCAAGCAAGGAGTGGTATGGAGTGCGAATCAATTTGCCTGAATCGCTGCTCTTGCTCTGCTTATGCTTATGAGGGAGAGTGTAGAATATGGGGTGGAGATCTTGTAAACGTGGAGCAGCTACCAGATGGTGACAGTAATGGTAGAAGTTTCTATATCAAACTTGCTGCCTCTGAGCTAAATAAGAGAG TTTCAAGCAGCAAGTGGAAGGTATGGCTAATTATTACACTGGCCATATCTTTAACTTCAGCCTTTGTCATTTATGGGATATGGGGAAGGTTCCGAAGAAAAG GGGAAGATTTGTTACTATTTGATTTTGGTAACAGCTCAGAAGATACCAGCTATGAGCTTGGCGAGACAAATAGACTTTGTAGTTGCGAGAAGAAGGAAGTTGATTTGCCCATGTTCAGTTTTGCGAGTGTATCCGCTTCTACAAATAACTTCTGTATTGAAAATAAACTAGGAGAGGGCGGTTTTGGATCTGTTTACAAG GGAAAGTCACAAAGAGGATATGAGGTAGCTGTGAAAAGGCTCTCAAAAAGATCTAAACAGGGATGGGAggagttaaaaaatgaagccatGCTTATAGCCAAGCTGCAACACAAGAATCTTGTGAAAGTTTTGGGATACTGCATCGAGTGGGATGAGAAGATATTGATTTATGAGTATATGTCCAACAAAAgcttggatttcttcctctttg ATCCTGCAAAACGTGGGATTCTAAATTGGGAGACGCGAGTTCACATCATTGAAGGGGTTGCTCAGGGACTTCTTTATCTCCATCAATATTCCAGATTGAGAATTATTCATCGAGATTTGAAGGCTAGCAACATTCTTCTAGATAAAGACATGAACCCAAAAATATCAGATTTTGGAATGGCAAGAATTTTTGGAGGAAATAAATCAAAAGCAACAAAACATATAGTTGGGACTTA TGGCTACATGTCCCCCGAGTATGTTTTGCGAGGTCTCTTTTCAACTAAATCTGATGTTTATAGCTTCGGGGTCTTGTTACTAGAGATTCTAAGTGGCAAGAAGATTACTGAATTTTATCATAGTGACTCGCTCAATCTTCTTGGATAT gCATGGGATCTGTGGAAAAACTATAGAGGACTGGAGTTGATTGATCCAATACTGAATGAGATATCTTCTAGACATATTCTGTTAAGGTACATCAATGTAGCCCTTCTTTGTGTTCAAGAAAGTGCAGATGATAGGCCCACCATGTCTGATGTTGTCTCCATGCTTGGCAAGGAAAATGTACTTTTATCATCTCCAAATGAGCCGGCCTTCTCAAATCTATGGGGTATGAAACGACATGCATCTCAAGATAGGCTTGAAATTTGTTCCTTAAATGATGTAACACTTTCAAGCATGGGAGCACGATAA